In Flavobacterium sp. N1736, the following are encoded in one genomic region:
- a CDS encoding ArnT family glycosyltransferase gives MTKKTIILIGFILLKFVLQYVLLSPEYDLQRDEYLHLDQAHHLAWGYLSVPPVTSWFSYLIYLLGNSVFWVKFFPALFGVLTLLIVWKTIEILKGNLYALILGAVCIVFSSLLRINMLYQPNSLDVLCWTAFYYIVIQYVITQEKKWFYIGAIVFAFGFLNKYNILFLLIGLFPALLLSDQRKIFAEKKLYFALVLGLLLILPNLLWQYNNQFPIVHHMKELAKTQLVNVDRLGFLKEQLLFFIGSFLVIISALYALVFYKPFSKYRFFFATIVFTLAVFLYFKAKAYYAIGLYPIYIAFGSVFVAEILKSGWKRYLQPVFIAIPLLFFVPMYNLAFPNKSPESIVKHPEKYKKLGMLRWEDGKDHNLPQDFADMLGWKELARKTDSVYSLLPNPEKTLVLCDNYGQAGAINYYTKKGIKAVSFNADYVNWFNLDIQYKNLIRIKDFEEISDEIKETSPYFESSKITGEITNKNAREYKTTIFVFTNAKVSINKKLEDEIIEEKNYNK, from the coding sequence ATGACCAAAAAAACCATAATCTTAATTGGGTTTATTCTTTTAAAATTTGTTTTACAGTATGTTTTACTAAGTCCTGAATATGATTTACAGCGTGACGAATATTTACATCTCGATCAGGCGCATCATTTGGCATGGGGATATTTATCAGTTCCGCCGGTTACTTCGTGGTTTTCTTATTTAATATATTTACTGGGGAATTCTGTTTTCTGGGTCAAATTCTTTCCTGCTCTTTTTGGCGTTTTAACGCTGCTAATTGTCTGGAAAACGATTGAAATTCTTAAAGGAAATTTATATGCTTTAATTCTTGGTGCGGTTTGTATTGTATTTTCGTCATTATTGCGAATTAATATGCTTTATCAGCCCAACTCATTAGATGTTTTATGTTGGACGGCTTTTTATTATATTGTTATTCAATATGTAATAACGCAAGAAAAGAAATGGTTTTATATTGGCGCTATCGTTTTTGCCTTTGGTTTTTTAAACAAATACAATATTCTATTTCTGCTTATCGGCCTCTTCCCTGCTCTTTTGCTTTCTGACCAAAGGAAAATATTTGCCGAAAAAAAACTTTACTTTGCCTTGGTTCTAGGATTATTATTGATTCTGCCAAATCTATTATGGCAATACAACAATCAATTTCCAATTGTACACCACATGAAAGAATTGGCAAAAACGCAATTGGTAAATGTCGATCGATTGGGTTTTCTTAAAGAACAATTATTGTTTTTTATTGGTTCATTTTTGGTTATTATTTCAGCCTTGTATGCTTTAGTATTTTACAAGCCTTTTTCAAAATACAGATTCTTTTTTGCTACTATCGTTTTTACGCTTGCAGTCTTTTTATACTTTAAGGCAAAAGCCTATTATGCCATTGGTTTATATCCAATTTATATTGCTTTTGGATCTGTTTTTGTTGCCGAAATTTTAAAATCGGGTTGGAAACGTTATTTGCAGCCCGTATTTATAGCAATACCTTTATTATTTTTTGTTCCGATGTACAATTTGGCTTTTCCAAATAAAAGCCCGGAATCTATAGTAAAACATCCGGAAAAATATAAAAAACTAGGCATGCTTCGCTGGGAAGACGGAAAAGACCACAATTTACCTCAGGATTTTGCTGATATGCTGGGATGGAAAGAATTGGCGCGTAAAACAGATTCTGTTTATTCACTTCTGCCCAATCCTGAAAAAACATTGGTGCTTTGCGACAATTACGGACAAGCCGGCGCCATAAATTATTATACAAAAAAAGGAATCAAAGCAGTTTCTTTTAATGCCGATTATGTAAACTGGTTTAATCTTGATATACAATACAAAAACCTCATCAGAATTAAGGATTTTGAAGAAATAAGTGATGAAATTAAAGAAACAAGTCCCTATTTTGAAAGCTCTAAAATTACAGGAGAAATAACGAATAAAAATGCCCGCGAATACAAAACCACGATTTTTGTTTTTACCAATGCTAAAGTCAGTATCAACAAAAAATTAGAAGACGAAATTATAGAAGAGAAAAATTATAATAAATAA
- a CDS encoding ATP-binding protein: MKNLKALLKYQFEIQMDKIFGSETTRIEPVYAADKNSFVENFIIENKLPQVEILLLGLAFIPHLHPEFLSSMVSDYLPNGGELPEFGGIKSKNHRGILPTGETAQFLIAGNDLENRISFYNYLHNQSFLYQKGIIKIESVPNGEPKLSGLLILDDEYVEKFITGKILKPQLSSIFPAQLIETQLDWDDLVLNSNTLNQIKEIETWLKFNEILLHEWDMKAKIKPGFRVMFYGAPGTGKTLTASLLGKYTKRDVYRIDLSMVISKYIGETEKNLSSLFDKAADKDWILFFDEADAVFGKRTNVRDAHDKYANQEVSYLLQRIENHPGLVILASNFKTNIDTAFTRRFQSIIEFEVPSHHERLQLWKNNLPKGIKIAEDVNLNELSKKYDITGANIVNIIQYACLRTLEDEKTSINLNHLLQGIKKEYAKEGKMM, encoded by the coding sequence ATGAAAAATCTTAAAGCATTACTCAAATATCAATTTGAAATTCAGATGGATAAAATTTTTGGCTCGGAAACCACAAGAATTGAACCTGTTTATGCAGCTGACAAAAATTCGTTTGTCGAGAATTTTATTATTGAAAATAAACTGCCTCAGGTTGAGATTTTATTATTGGGATTGGCTTTTATCCCGCATCTTCACCCGGAATTTCTGTCTTCTATGGTTTCAGATTATTTGCCAAATGGAGGCGAATTACCTGAATTTGGCGGTATAAAATCAAAGAATCACCGCGGAATTTTACCAACGGGCGAAACTGCTCAGTTTTTGATTGCGGGAAACGATCTTGAAAACCGAATTTCATTTTACAACTATCTGCATAATCAGTCTTTTCTTTATCAAAAGGGAATCATCAAAATAGAATCTGTACCAAATGGTGAACCTAAATTGAGCGGTTTACTTATTTTAGACGATGAATATGTTGAAAAATTCATTACAGGAAAAATTCTTAAACCGCAGCTTAGCAGTATTTTCCCCGCGCAATTAATCGAAACACAATTAGATTGGGATGATTTGGTACTTAATTCGAATACTTTAAATCAGATTAAAGAAATTGAAACCTGGCTTAAATTCAATGAGATTTTATTGCACGAATGGGATATGAAAGCCAAAATAAAACCCGGTTTCCGAGTGATGTTTTATGGCGCGCCGGGAACCGGAAAAACGCTTACGGCGTCACTTTTAGGAAAATATACAAAAAGAGACGTCTACCGAATTGATTTGTCTATGGTGATTTCGAAATATATTGGTGAAACCGAAAAAAATCTTTCTTCTCTTTTTGACAAAGCCGCTGATAAAGACTGGATTCTCTTTTTTGATGAAGCCGATGCCGTTTTCGGAAAAAGAACCAATGTTAGGGATGCGCATGATAAATATGCCAATCAGGAAGTTTCGTATTTACTGCAGCGTATCGAAAATCATCCCGGATTGGTTATTCTGGCTTCTAATTTTAAAACGAATATCGATACCGCTTTCACCCGAAGATTTCAGTCTATAATTGAGTTTGAAGTTCCTTCGCATCACGAGCGTTTACAGCTTTGGAAAAATAATCTGCCTAAAGGAATTAAAATTGCCGAGGATGTAAACCTGAATGAACTTTCAAAAAAATACGACATTACCGGAGCCAATATTGTAAACATCATTCAATATGCCTGCCTGCGTACATTAGAAGACGAAAAAACAAGCATCAACCTCAATCATCTGCTTCAGGGAATTAAAAAAGAATATGCAAAAGAAGGAAAAATGATGTGA
- a CDS encoding DUF4157 domain-containing protein produces MSAFSQKSKSNPATPSAFSARRGEDFFGVQAKLNIGKSNDKYEVEADKAADQIISQKQKNTSSESFFNPSPVVQKKSNEPQQKQKETENTVQEKSIAESVTPVVQLKTEKEETVQNKTETAVPESPKAVEKVTSPKSQIQPKKADEEIQSKEEDEIQSKEDEKELQMSASADGNPNENSNLESNLNNSKGGGSALSGSVKNEMESGFGADFSNVKIHNDSNAVQMNKELGSQAFATGNDIYFNEGKYNPNSTAGKHLLAHELTHTVQQGASTIQPKMIQKTVTAPASPPTSAPASASSTASSGESISLQTATFTPPEAIASQIEAAGSRGTDVNVTFGQWASGTIKMKKNTDGTYNTKDNRQSINLNISYLSSLSSLNITPALAIQIQNDAISGYVTVKTGDRLVGNPAGLINAIRDNSEAFGWVGIDVTSVPNVQNSIEGGNLTLTANGIPVRLGGFVNASLDFGIQGDAVTFRANGTIEVPNLNPTQITIERNTEGNITGEIDLAVNIANFNGAIHAAFLNGTFDIRGTVGYQTDKISGQVTLLVTDAATARNAALSQLDPSQIDESARETNGIPEANSSPTPGPRAMAGWGEVDFSFTEWMTGRAMVIIDNEGHVTIHGEITPPAEVELFAQRDYIREIFTVEVRTMYGVPLVGNVFLFANIGLEALAKIGPAKIYNIRAVGTYSTDPAVFNDFSLSASFNMSMFAGLRLRAEGGLGVEVLGHDIKVGVGVNALAGIRGYVDATPTIGYRETASPEAGRQGEFYIHGHAEMAAQPFLALGGDLFVELDSPWWSPAPDDKWTWPLGELEYPLPGEFGIGADVDYVLGSDQLPEIEFAPVDFNSDKFMTDLMNDHVPPPQSTDAEHPAEFQEGATGGEGSETPQVTDSTGNPNAGETGTPPGADVPPHPPTPEVLHQWGTGLEALRALATESEHTPLNEEQIHAQLDIIKRHNHFTRLTAARSGQNWNINAEMPNINNHSTPITVKAAPVTETAGTDPNAEIPTIIGLEHAVNVDGGHNLKIEGTVERVEVNVYSDVQTLNQLLNNKRQKIHDERDSDSQYAVKWRAIENLFREKNVMGTNIGSYRRAVDNAYETGHGNPPIRIAYESIRTNLANIAADLVIIGVLDVRVELPVSNVEFETDSKGRAYILRAAPLTKIPGNTRGSTPTDDPRGWSNIPVSLRSNTQWVRAHLLNHRLHGPGTAQNLFPGTTDMNTRDMERQIEHFAKEAVWDHNEILYYNVDVSYGNTGAFEDIPDVVAMSYGPYNPTTREKGPATKSKRFTQLPPSSVVQITINGSSWSALNDKAIRDGGTDGEGLSGFLERLVRARPSGGYQNIIQIRNAVSAAYVDQRAFMSAFTKFNNLVSSNTLQYD; encoded by the coding sequence ATGTCAGCATTCAGTCAAAAATCAAAATCAAATCCTGCTACTCCATCTGCTTTTAGTGCAAGACGGGGTGAGGATTTTTTTGGCGTTCAGGCAAAGCTAAACATTGGTAAATCGAATGATAAATATGAAGTTGAAGCTGATAAAGCTGCAGATCAAATCATATCACAAAAACAAAAAAATACGTCTTCAGAATCTTTCTTTAATCCGTCGCCTGTTGTTCAAAAAAAATCAAATGAACCACAACAAAAGCAAAAAGAAACTGAAAATACGGTGCAGGAAAAATCAATAGCAGAATCTGTTACGCCTGTTGTTCAGTTAAAAACAGAGAAAGAAGAAACCGTTCAAAATAAAACTGAAACTGCTGTTCCTGAATCTCCAAAGGCAGTCGAAAAAGTGACAAGTCCGAAATCGCAAATTCAGCCAAAAAAAGCCGATGAAGAAATTCAGTCCAAAGAGGAAGACGAAATCCAGAGCAAAGAAGACGAAAAAGAACTCCAAATGAGTGCCAGTGCCGATGGAAATCCTAACGAAAATTCTAATCTTGAAAGCAATTTAAACAATAGTAAAGGCGGTGGTTCTGCTTTGTCAGGATCTGTAAAAAACGAAATGGAATCTGGTTTTGGAGCTGATTTTAGCAATGTAAAAATCCATAATGATTCGAATGCCGTTCAAATGAACAAAGAATTGGGTTCGCAGGCATTTGCTACGGGAAATGATATTTATTTTAATGAAGGCAAATACAACCCAAATTCAACTGCAGGAAAACATCTTTTAGCACATGAATTGACGCATACGGTTCAACAGGGAGCCAGTACGATTCAGCCAAAAATGATTCAGAAAACGGTAACTGCTCCGGCTTCGCCTCCAACTTCTGCACCAGCTTCTGCTTCGTCTACAGCAAGCAGTGGCGAAAGTATTTCGTTACAAACGGCAACATTTACGCCGCCGGAAGCCATTGCATCTCAAATTGAAGCAGCCGGAAGTCGAGGGACAGATGTAAATGTAACGTTTGGGCAATGGGCATCTGGTACTATCAAAATGAAAAAAAATACAGATGGTACGTACAACACAAAAGATAACAGACAAAGTATTAATCTCAATATTAGTTATTTAAGTTCGCTTTCAAGTCTAAATATTACTCCGGCTTTGGCGATTCAAATTCAAAATGATGCTATATCCGGATATGTTACGGTAAAAACAGGAGACAGACTTGTTGGAAATCCTGCCGGATTAATCAATGCTATCAGGGACAATAGTGAAGCTTTTGGCTGGGTTGGAATTGATGTTACAAGTGTTCCGAATGTTCAGAATAGTATCGAAGGTGGAAATCTAACCTTAACAGCAAACGGAATTCCTGTTAGATTAGGTGGTTTTGTAAACGCCTCTCTTGATTTTGGTATTCAGGGCGATGCTGTCACATTTAGAGCGAATGGAACTATTGAGGTTCCTAACTTAAATCCAACCCAAATTACAATTGAACGCAATACCGAAGGAAACATCACCGGAGAAATTGATCTGGCTGTAAATATCGCCAATTTTAACGGTGCTATTCATGCTGCTTTTTTAAACGGAACTTTCGACATTAGAGGAACTGTTGGTTATCAAACGGATAAAATAAGCGGTCAGGTAACATTATTGGTTACCGATGCAGCAACAGCCAGAAATGCCGCTTTAAGTCAGCTCGATCCTTCTCAAATTGACGAGAGTGCCAGAGAAACGAATGGAATTCCTGAGGCAAACAGCTCTCCAACGCCCGGACCAAGAGCTATGGCGGGCTGGGGTGAAGTCGATTTTAGTTTTACCGAATGGATGACGGGCAGAGCCATGGTTATTATCGATAATGAAGGTCATGTTACGATTCATGGAGAAATAACGCCGCCGGCAGAAGTCGAATTATTTGCTCAGCGCGATTATATTAGAGAGATTTTTACGGTCGAAGTTCGCACGATGTATGGCGTTCCTTTGGTTGGAAATGTTTTCTTATTTGCCAATATTGGATTAGAAGCTTTGGCTAAAATTGGTCCTGCAAAAATTTATAATATCAGGGCTGTCGGAACTTACTCTACTGATCCGGCAGTATTTAATGATTTTAGTCTTTCGGCCTCTTTTAATATGTCGATGTTTGCAGGATTGCGATTGCGTGCAGAAGGCGGTTTAGGCGTCGAGGTATTAGGTCACGACATAAAAGTGGGTGTTGGCGTTAATGCTCTTGCCGGAATTAGGGGTTATGTTGATGCCACGCCAACGATAGGTTACAGAGAAACTGCTTCGCCGGAAGCGGGAAGACAGGGAGAATTTTACATTCACGGTCACGCCGAAATGGCGGCACAGCCCTTTTTAGCACTGGGCGGTGATTTGTTTGTTGAATTAGACAGCCCGTGGTGGTCGCCTGCGCCAGATGATAAATGGACATGGCCTTTGGGCGAATTAGAATATCCTTTGCCGGGTGAATTTGGTATTGGCGCAGATGTAGATTATGTTTTAGGTTCAGACCAATTGCCTGAAATTGAATTTGCTCCTGTTGATTTCAATTCAGATAAGTTCATGACCGATTTGATGAATGACCACGTACCGCCTCCTCAGTCAACAGATGCGGAACATCCTGCCGAATTTCAGGAAGGTGCAACGGGCGGAGAAGGCAGTGAAACTCCACAGGTTACAGATTCTACCGGAAATCCAAATGCCGGAGAAACAGGAACACCTCCCGGTGCTGATGTTCCGCCGCATCCTCCTACTCCTGAGGTTTTACATCAATGGGGAACTGGTCTGGAAGCTTTACGTGCTTTAGCAACAGAATCTGAACATACACCATTAAACGAAGAACAAATTCATGCACAGCTGGATATTATAAAAAGACACAATCACTTTACCCGACTTACTGCAGCGCGAAGTGGGCAAAACTGGAATATTAATGCTGAAATGCCAAACATTAATAATCACAGTACCCCAATAACCGTCAAAGCTGCGCCTGTAACAGAAACCGCAGGAACTGATCCAAATGCAGAAATCCCTACCATTATCGGATTAGAACATGCTGTAAATGTCGATGGCGGTCATAATCTTAAAATTGAAGGTACAGTTGAACGTGTTGAAGTTAATGTGTACAGTGATGTGCAAACCTTAAATCAACTTTTAAACAACAAACGTCAAAAAATTCATGACGAAAGAGATTCAGATTCGCAATATGCAGTTAAATGGAGAGCAATTGAAAATCTATTCCGTGAAAAAAATGTGATGGGAACGAATATTGGCAGTTACAGACGGGCTGTAGATAATGCTTATGAGACTGGTCACGGCAACCCACCTATTAGGATTGCTTATGAAAGCATACGAACTAATTTGGCTAATATCGCTGCTGATTTGGTAATAATTGGAGTATTGGATGTGAGAGTTGAATTACCGGTGTCAAATGTAGAATTTGAAACAGACAGCAAAGGCAGAGCCTATATATTGAGAGCGGCACCTTTAACAAAAATTCCGGGCAACACAAGAGGATCTACTCCTACCGATGATCCGAGAGGATGGTCAAACATTCCGGTTTCGCTAAGAAGTAATACACAATGGGTAAGAGCACATCTTTTAAATCACAGATTACACGGACCCGGAACAGCCCAAAATTTATTCCCAGGTACAACCGATATGAATACAAGAGATATGGAAAGACAAATTGAACATTTTGCAAAAGAAGCTGTATGGGATCACAACGAAATACTATATTACAATGTGGATGTTTCTTACGGAAATACGGGCGCTTTTGAGGATATTCCGGATGTTGTGGCGATGAGTTATGGCCCTTATAATCCTACAACGAGAGAAAAAGGCCCTGCCACAAAATCAAAACGATTTACACAATTACCTCCTTCATCGGTTGTGCAAATAACAATAAACGGCTCCTCTTGGAGTGCGTTAAATGACAAAGCAATCAGAGATGGAGGAACGGACGGAGAGGGTCTGTCAGGATTTCTTGAAAGGCTGGTACGGGCCCGACCATCCGGCGGTTATCAAAACATCATTCAAATCAGAAATGCGGTATCGGCAGCATATGTAGATCAAAGAGCCTTTATGAGCGCATTTACAAAATTTAATAATCTGGTAAGTTCTAATACTTTACAATATGACTAA
- a CDS encoding DUF4157 domain-containing protein, giving the protein MRAFEQRKKNSPSDSSFFAPKIQKKLKTGTPGDQFEVEADRVADKVVNNNASGSGLLQSKEALQQKPISETITSVQSKDMKEEEPVQKKSDKEEEKPVQKKEKEEEKPVQKKEDKKEEEKPVQAKCAECEKEEKAQKKEEKEEDKAVQKKEQNSESEVENNKLEEKLDNSKGNGAGLDKKTKGEMESGFGTDFSNVKIHTDTNAVQMSQDLGAQAFTNGNDVYFNKGKYNPDSREGKHLLAHELTHTIQQTGAKQKSGTIQKSLENHPEDLQAEGPDNPQFKGNTNLEKANDDEMLISTGQKGIAVRELQKGLMETGQNLNNFGADGDFGSETRNAVIDFQNKNDLATDGVVGPETIGTLDNKLIEQKGGGLDNCCGEAFQLPQNDNEFKINDTVLSQSTFCSKGNFKITSTAKWLKPNKEPHYLLSITAIQGGTVNVPDRRFDVGRSETQSFAVTSKDCIFFKVEIKVINPGNSPTLKGKFSVTN; this is encoded by the coding sequence ATGAGAGCATTTGAACAACGAAAAAAAAATAGTCCGTCCGACAGCAGTTTTTTTGCGCCAAAAATTCAGAAGAAACTAAAAACCGGAACTCCCGGCGATCAATTTGAAGTTGAAGCTGACCGAGTTGCCGATAAAGTGGTGAATAATAATGCATCAGGAAGCGGGCTTCTGCAATCGAAAGAAGCATTGCAGCAAAAACCTATTTCAGAAACCATTACTTCTGTTCAGTCCAAAGACATGAAAGAAGAAGAACCTGTTCAAAAAAAATCTGATAAAGAGGAAGAAAAACCGGTTCAGAAGAAAGAAAAAGAGGAGGAAAAACCGGTTCAGAAAAAAGAAGATAAAAAGGAAGAAGAAAAGCCGGTTCAGGCAAAGTGTGCTGAGTGCGAAAAAGAAGAAAAGGCTCAGAAAAAAGAGGAAAAAGAAGAAGATAAAGCGGTTCAAAAGAAAGAACAAAATTCAGAATCTGAAGTTGAAAATAATAAACTCGAAGAAAAACTCGATAATTCTAAAGGAAACGGAGCCGGATTGGATAAAAAAACTAAAGGAGAAATGGAGTCCGGATTTGGAACCGATTTTAGCAATGTAAAAATTCATACGGACACAAATGCTGTGCAAATGAGTCAGGATTTGGGCGCTCAGGCTTTTACGAATGGTAACGATGTTTATTTTAACAAAGGAAAATACAATCCTGATTCAAGAGAAGGAAAGCATCTTTTGGCTCATGAATTAACGCATACGATTCAACAAACCGGAGCGAAACAAAAATCAGGAACAATACAGAAATCCCTTGAAAACCATCCTGAGGATTTGCAGGCAGAAGGACCTGATAATCCACAGTTTAAAGGAAATACAAATCTTGAAAAAGCAAATGATGACGAAATGCTCATCTCAACGGGACAAAAAGGTATAGCAGTCAGGGAATTGCAAAAAGGATTAATGGAAACGGGACAAAATTTAAACAATTTTGGCGCAGACGGAGATTTTGGAAGCGAAACACGAAATGCGGTAATCGACTTTCAAAACAAGAATGATCTGGCTACTGATGGCGTTGTTGGCCCTGAAACTATTGGCACTCTTGATAATAAACTAATAGAACAAAAAGGCGGCGGTCTTGATAATTGCTGTGGAGAAGCCTTTCAATTACCACAAAACGATAACGAGTTTAAAATAAATGATACAGTTCTTTCTCAGTCAACTTTCTGTTCAAAAGGGAATTTTAAAATAACCTCAACTGCAAAGTGGCTTAAACCTAATAAAGAACCGCATTATCTTCTTTCAATTACAGCAATACAAGGTGGAACTGTAAATGTACCTGACAGACGATTTGATGTTGGCAGGTCAGAAACGCAGTCATTTGCCGTAACATCAAAAGATTGTATCTTTTTTAAAGTCGAAATTAAGGTAATTAATCCGGGGAATAGTCCAACATTAAAAGGCAAATTCAGTGTAACCAATTAA
- a CDS encoding contractile injection system tape measure protein, with protein MTKKIHSIQKVFLEIETPSMAMADSIKNNLAMFLKNELFPLLEKQFNNIENIEDQIIQIEKLDFSIQSDTKKNDLFFSNSETKNDIKNQLEKEVQKTINELKKSAKNESQNASEWQVISSKDKEIKTLLYFIENGSMPWWIIKEDEKVFFEKIDFNTLQNETFSIPFRRLIHQKKVRKRIINQFSNNEIALLSAAFLSFEVNQKIVAKSTLLKILDNQSHVFKASFWQMIFEVWTDKKYFGLISFYDENQAVFVSKKMSFDLFIQNIKTFALPDFTDKELQKTKDNYLISKKAESIEKTESIIKPTDLKINKEIIYYEEKETLKEEETSSNINKEENTTELKVEINSSVKDTLISKPEEKEPLHPEENTSNLTTENPSEKEESILKPEEKEPLYTDENISELKVENLSVKEESISKNEDEIEEENIDFKTCYVQNAGLIILHPFLKEMLKSCELIDEKNAVSDKELAAHILHYAATKRENDYEHAMLFEKFLCGIPLQQSIRRDIKIDDRHKQHVEEMLESVVEHWSALKNTSTGVLRSEFLQREGKLDLTESNPKVTIERKTQDLLLEKIPWNISIVKIPWLEKLIYSQW; from the coding sequence ATGACTAAAAAAATACATAGTATTCAAAAAGTTTTTTTAGAGATAGAAACACCGTCTATGGCGATGGCTGATTCTATTAAAAACAACCTTGCTATGTTCCTGAAAAATGAGCTGTTTCCTCTTTTAGAAAAACAATTTAATAACATTGAAAACATTGAGGATCAGATAATTCAGATAGAAAAATTAGATTTTTCCATACAGTCAGATACCAAGAAAAATGACCTTTTCTTTTCTAATAGTGAAACGAAAAACGATATAAAAAACCAACTCGAAAAAGAGGTTCAGAAGACCATAAATGAGCTAAAAAAATCGGCTAAAAATGAGAGTCAAAATGCATCAGAATGGCAGGTTATTTCTTCAAAAGATAAAGAGATTAAAACGCTGCTTTATTTTATAGAAAACGGAAGCATGCCCTGGTGGATTATTAAAGAAGATGAAAAAGTGTTTTTTGAAAAAATTGATTTCAACACACTTCAAAATGAGACTTTCAGTATTCCGTTTCGCAGATTAATACATCAGAAAAAAGTTCGAAAACGAATCATTAATCAGTTTTCAAATAATGAAATTGCTCTTTTGAGTGCTGCTTTTCTGAGTTTTGAAGTGAATCAAAAAATAGTTGCAAAAAGTACATTATTAAAAATACTCGACAACCAATCGCATGTTTTTAAAGCATCATTTTGGCAAATGATTTTTGAAGTCTGGACGGATAAAAAATATTTTGGTCTTATCTCTTTTTACGACGAAAATCAAGCTGTTTTTGTATCAAAAAAAATGTCTTTTGATCTTTTTATTCAAAACATAAAAACATTTGCATTGCCTGATTTTACTGACAAAGAGCTTCAAAAAACAAAAGATAATTATTTGATTTCTAAAAAAGCAGAATCAATAGAAAAGACAGAATCAATAATAAAACCTACGGATTTAAAAATCAATAAAGAGATTATTTATTATGAAGAAAAGGAAACTTTAAAAGAAGAAGAAACTTCTTCAAACATAAATAAAGAAGAAAATACAACCGAATTAAAAGTCGAAATCAATTCTTCTGTAAAAGATACATTAATAAGTAAACCTGAAGAAAAAGAACCGCTTCATCCTGAAGAAAATACATCGAATTTGACAACCGAAAATCCTTCCGAAAAAGAGGAATCAATACTTAAACCGGAAGAAAAAGAACCGCTTTATACTGATGAAAATATATCGGAATTGAAAGTCGAAAATCTTTCTGTAAAAGAGGAATCTATAAGTAAAAATGAAGATGAAATCGAGGAAGAAAATATCGATTTTAAAACGTGTTATGTACAAAATGCAGGTTTGATAATTCTGCATCCATTTTTGAAAGAAATGTTAAAAAGCTGTGAGTTGATAGACGAAAAAAATGCTGTTTCTGATAAAGAATTAGCAGCGCATATTTTGCATTATGCGGCTACAAAAAGAGAAAATGATTATGAACACGCTATGCTTTTTGAGAAGTTTTTATGCGGAATTCCATTGCAGCAATCTATAAGGAGAGATATTAAAATTGACGATCGGCACAAACAGCACGTAGAAGAAATGTTAGAATCTGTTGTGGAGCATTGGTCGGCTTTAAAGAATACTTCTACGGGTGTTTTAAGGAGCGAATTTCTTCAGAGAGAAGGCAAATTAGACTTGACAGAATCGAATCCGAAAGTGACAATTGAACGAAAGACACAGGATCTTTTATTAGAAAAAATTCCGTGGAATATTAGCATTGTTAAGATTCCGTGGCTAGAAAAATTAATCTATTCTCAATGGTAA